The DNA window AAACAGGTCGGCACGGAATATGCCCTTGTCCACGGCCTCCCGCAGATCACGGTTCGTCGCCGCGATGAAGCGAACGTCGAGTGCGCGGGACGCTGTCTCACCGAGCCGCCGGATGTGCTTCGTGTCCAGAAGCTCCAGGAGCTTCGCCTGCAGCCCCACAGCCAGGTCCCCGATCTCGTTGAGGAAGACCGTTCCTCCCGCCGCCGTTTCCAAGAGCCCTGGCTTCGCCCCGGCTGCTCCGGTGAATGTTCCCTTGCTGTGGCCGAACAGCTCACTTTCCCACAACGCCTCCGGGATCGTGTTCAGATCCACACTGACGAAGGGACCCTCATGGCGCGGGCTCACGCCGTGAATGTAGCGAGCCAAAAGATCCTTGCCGGTGCCGGTCTCGCCGGTGATCAGGATGGCTATGTCACTGCGGGCGTAACGCTCGGCCAGACGCAGTGTTTCCACCGTCGACGCGTCTTCGGCGACGAACGTGGGTTTGCCGTTGCGCGAGTCGCCGTTGCGCGGATAGATCCTGGCGGTTGTGTCCTCCGAAATCCGCACCAGTTCGGAGTCGGTCTGCTCGACCCAGTAGGATACGCCGACCTCGTCAAAGAGTCGCTCGGCTTCCATCAGGTATGCCAGCCGCTCCCGATTGGACAACAACGGACACCGCCCCGCCGACAAGCATGACTTGCCCCATTCCAGTTGGGCACCAATGGAACGGAGAATGTGAACCGACTGTCGAAACGCCCTGGCCGCCTCGCCCACCTCCCCGCGACGTGAACAAACCTCACCGAACACACGGTGGACCGCCCCCTCCTCGAAGCGTTCACCGACCTTGCGAATCGAGACCAGTGCCCGTTCCCCTTCGGCTATCGCGCCATCGAGGTCGCCCTGCGCCAAACGGACCTCGGCCAGAAGCCGACGCGATTGACCAATGATCGTCTCCGAGGATATCTCCACCCCCCGTGAGACTGCGCACTCGAGCTGGGCGGCCGCTGCGTCCAACCGACCGCGGGAGAACTCCAACTCTCCCATGTACTCGTACCAGATTCCCTCCTCCCGGGGGTACGAGCATATCGTGCGCTCAGCGCGTAGACGCTGCAGTGTGGCTTCCGCTTCCGCAAAGCGATGGCCGAGGATATCGGCGTAGCTCGCCGAAAGATCAAAGCGAATCACGCTGAGGACGTCGCCGTTCTCCGCGTGAAACTCACGGACACCGCGGAGAGTTTCCTTGGCCTCAGCCAGGTGCCCCGTGAGCAGGTGGGTACGGGCCGTGTTGCTGTTGGCAACGGCGACCCATCGCGGCAGACCATGTCGCAGTGCGATGTCCGCGCACGCCCTGTAGCTGGCGATGGCCTGCCGATACTCGGACCTGTCAAAGAGGATGTTTCCGAGCCAGTTGAGCGCCCGGGCTTCGCCTTCCGGCGCATCGATCCTCTTGTAGGTGAAGAGAGCCAGATTGGCACTTTCGCATGCGGCCTCGAGATCGCCCAGATAGTACTGCGCCACGGACATCGAAAAGCAGGCTCGGGCATAAAGCCCATGGTCATCGCCCTGTTGCAGTGCCCGCGCGACCTGGCGCGAGACGGACAAGGCTTCCTGATAACGGCCGAGGAACGCCAGGCACTCTCCGCACAGAGCGTCCATGGTCCAGCGATCATTGGTCCCATGAGTACCGGCCCGAGCGTCGGCCTCACGCCGAAGCAGCTTGAGCGCCGTTTCATAATCCCGGTGCTTCATTCTCTCTTCGACGGCGGCGACCCATGTGTGCGTGACAGTCGCGCTCATCGACGGACCTTCCTTGGGTTCGACAGCCAGCGAGACGGGGCCGATGACGAAGGTGCTGTCTTTGGCACGGGCAGCCAAGCCAGCGGCAACGGCAAACGAAGACCGGGCCAACCGACAAACAGGACACTGCCGCGCAGTCTGTGACTTGAGGTGGTCGCAATACTCAAGTCATCGTTGGGGTGTCCCGCAGACGTCGTCAGTCGTTCCCGGCTGATCCCCCATGCACTGGGCGACAGGACCAAGACACACAGACAGATCACCAGCAACAGCTTGGTCAACTTCATGGCCAAAACCTCCTTTAGGGAAAACGTTCAACCTCCGCGTGAACTCCGCGCGGTACAACACCCATTCTCGACTCGTGCAGATTCGGTTTCCGGCCCCGGCTGAAGCGGCCGGTGGCCTGCTACCCGGACATTCCATATGTCGTGAAGTACACATAGTCAAGCGCTGTTCTTCACCAACAAAGCGGCAGCGGCAATGCAGGAACGTGTTCTGTGCCTACTACCCGCGAATGGGTCGACTATTCCACTGCCGGATACGGCCGGAGGAGGAGAATGCGTTTTTCGGGCACGCTGCGTAGTGGTGCTGCGAAGTAGCGCGACGCACTACGCACCTTCAACAACCCGCAAGGGAGTCCCTGAAGCGGCCATTCGATTGGCAGTCAACGAGGGAAGATCGGACGTGCGGCGCCTCTGGCCTGGGCACAGCAGTTGCTGCCTGTGCTGTCGGCGCCCGCTTGGAGAGTCTCTCCGGGGGGAGCGGGCCTCGTTCGGACCCCGCCGCCGACACGCCACGCATGCTACCCCGTCGGCGGCGGGGGACAGATTCGATCCCTTCGCCTGCAAGAGTCAGCATAGGCAGGCCGAACATGGGCGGAAGAAAGGGTAGATTCCCCAGAATCGGATTTCGGGTACTTGGCGCGTTAGCGGTACTTTGGGGCACCGTCTCCGCCGCCGTTGTCTTCGCCATCCGCTTCGACCTGTTTCCCCACCAAGAAGCGCCGGAAATACCATCCCCCGGTGAGTCAGTTGAAGACTTGGAATTCCTGCCGCTACCCGGGAATTCGGAGGCCTTTCGGGCCGACCGGCCAAGGTCAAAGACCGCGATCGTCTTCTTCGATCCCGCCGACGATGATTCGCGTGACCTCGTCGGTCGACTCACCGGAGGTCGCCTTCCCGCGATAAACACCGGCGTTCGCCCGCTTGCCCTGGTCCTGAAGACGCCGGCTCGTGTCCCCGGGAGCCCGACGTCAGTTGACGCGCTTGGGTGCTTTCGCTTGGACGAAGAAACCACTCAACGACTCCGGTATCTCCCTAGCGCCTGGCTGATCCGGGACGGGGCCGTTCAGGCCGTCATTGAGGGTTTTGGCGGCGCAGAAGCCTTGGCCGCCTCCGTGACTGAGTTCGTCGGCACCGCCAGCGGCAACAAGGTCTGGCCCAAGATGGCGGTGAGCGGGTGGGGAAGGATCATCCCGCCAGAGTCGGCGCTCCAAGAGGCGACCGGCTTGCAGCGAGTTCGAGACTTTCTCGGGCCGGGCAGCACGTCTCAGAGCAGGGTGATGACTCGTGTCGCCCTCGTTTGGAGGTCATCTGATTCAACGAGCGCTTGGCAGATCGACTTGGCCAAGCCCAACTGCAATTGCCCATTTGATCGGGTGGAGCGCTGGGACGAAACCCGCGTGATGCTCGACCCGACAAACGGTCAGGTTCTCGATGTCATCGTGCGTGGCGCACTGACGACGGCCGAGTTACGCGCTTATGTACCAACGGACTAGCGGCGATTCCAACGAAAGGGTCAAAACGGAACCCCGGGGCCATGGGACGATCGGGCGATCCCACCACAGCCACCGGGGCCACCCCCTCAAGGAAAGGAGGCGCCACAATGTAGCCACAAACCGTGTAGTTGCAAGGCGAATGACCAAGTGGAATTCAATCACCCACATCGGGAGGATGGCCATGAATGCAAGAAAACTCTTGACCTCGCTGGCGGTCACGATCATGCTGACCGATATGTTGCTCGTCCTGCTGGCCTTCGTGCCGGCGACGCACACAAGTGTGTTCTTGAACCATGCGTCGCAGCCGGCCGTGGCGGCGTCAGCGGTTGCACCAGGCTTGCTAACAGCAGGTGGAGCACCGAACGAAGGACCACGGACAGCATGGAGCCCGTGGGGAGCCGTCTACGGCTGGGCGAAGAACTGTTGGAAGTGGTTCCGGAATGGCGACGAGGGGGCGGGCAGGCGCTGCCGCAGCTTCCGCAGCAGGCAACAGGATTGATTAGGGGAGCAAGGGGGGAGTGCCGGACGGCGCTCCCCCCGATCTTCAGAAGGCAGTCGTTCTTGCATCTGAGATAATCAAGGGGGAGCCAGTATGGGAAATCCCTGTTTGATCCAAGTTCGATTCACGCGGACATTGCTCTTGATGCTCTTGACGGGGATTCCAGTGCGGGGACAAACGTCAACGAGCACCGCGCCGGTTTCGAACGGAATCGGAGAATCCAGACTACGCCTCCCCGATTCAGCGAGTTTCCGATGTTCACCGGATACCGGTAGAGATACCGATCAGAATTTCTTCGGCACAATCAAGTCTTCGGGCCCCGTCTGCTGGGCCGAGAAATCCCTGTTCCGTATCGGGCCGTATCGTTTCGCGCCCTTTCCGGATGCGTACTATCAGGAGCAGTACGGGTGGGAAGTCGGCGGCCTGACACGCGTTTCTTGGGAGCATACCCGGCTCACGGGATCGGGTGGTCTGTTGCTTCAACTCCTGTACTCCGTGCGGGACGACAGGATTGCGGGACGCATCTCTCCCGATCTCGACCTTGGGGGTCGGGAGGACACGACCAGTTTTCATCTCGCGGGCGACTTCTACTCGCGAGTAGGAAGACGCGGACTCGGTGCTGGTCTTGAATTCCGTGCTCAGGCAGGACCGGCTGCTTTTGAGAGTTGGCTGTCTGCAAGGATATATGTCTTGCGTGAGGATTACCGTGCGTCAGCGTGGTTGAAGTCGCAGGATTGGGATGTCGGCAACCAGACAGCGGCGCGGCTTACGATCGAGTACGACGACCAAGAGAAGGGTGCACCGATCGTTCTCGGTATTAGGACCCGGCTGAATGGAACCGTCGGTACCGACATTGCAGGCGGTGATTTCGTGTATCGCAAGCTATCAGCGTCACTGGAGAGGGTTTGGCCGGAGTTTCGAATCTGGGGGTATTGGGGCGCTGCGAGCGGTCATGTCCCCGTTCAGCAGTGGTTTGACGCTGCAGTCGAGGGAGGTGTCGCGGGACTGCCGATTCGGCTGATCCGAACCAAAGGGTTGGGTGCTGGCGGAGTGGAGGGACGCCTTTCATTGAGCTACGCCGACTTCTTCCTGCGACCGTTCGCCAGCTATGCGCACGCGGATGGATGTCATCGCGACCTCTGGGAGCTCGGTATTGCCCTCACGGGCGACTACATGGAATGGGGATTCCATGCTGACAATTGGGTTCTCAGAATCGATCTCCCCTTCTATTCCAGCGGCGCAGATGATCCGGGGTTGTCGATGCGTCGCGCGAAATGGGACCTGCGACGGTTTCGGGTTCGTCTGAACCTGCCGATCGAGTTTGCCGGCCAGTCGGAGAATGTCTCGTACCGATACCCGAACCGGTAACGTCATGGTTCCGGTCGGATGAATGGGGCAACCGACGGTACCACCGATTCTCAGCGCATTGATCATCGGTCTACTCATATTCACGACTGTGGGCTTCGTCTCGGGAGGAACGTCTCCTGCTCAGGCAGAAGTGCGACCGGCCCCCATGCCCGACTCAATAGACGTCGTTGGGCCGACCGCGACGGACACGTCGAATCCCTCCGGCCTATTCGGGACGATCAAGAACGAGGGCCCGGTCTGTGAGGCGCAGAGGCCGCTGTGGTCGGTCGGCCGACTGGGCTTTGGGGCGTTACCATTCCCTTCATACCAGGAGCGGTTTGGCTGGGTCTTGGGGGCAGCCGCGTGGTTAACTTGGGACGGAGGTCAGAGTACATCGTCGGCGCTGGCACTGGGGGCGCTGCCCTCGTATGAACAGCGCGAGGACCGTTTGTCCGGCCAAATCGCATTGTCGGTGGGACTCCTGCGGCGCACCGACATGAGGTCGGACATTGGTGTGTCGCTGTACAACCGCCTCGGTTGTCGCGGCGGTGGAATTCAGTTGTCGCTCGGCCTGTCAGAACTCGAGGAAGAAGAATGGCTTTCGGTTGTCGCAGGAGCATATCGGGAGGAGTATGTCAGTCTCGAAGCCCTTGGCCCGCACGATTGGTCTGGGGGCCAACGCGCGTGGGGACGCGCCGACATCAGACTCTCTCAGCCGCAACACCCAACGATCCTGCATCCTGTCCGGATATGGCTGCATGGTGCACTGAGCATCCGTGACTTGGGCAGAGACTTCTCGTATCGCCTCTTGACAGGGCGAATCACCTGGCCGCATCGCCACTGGGAGGTCTGGATGCATTGGGGGATCGCATCAGGAGACTTGCCCATTCAGGAACTGTTCGACCTCGCCATCGATGGTCAACTGGGCGCGGTGCCGCTTCGCCGCTATCGCACAACCGGCTTTCAAGGCACCGGTGCCGAGGCCTCGTGGCAATCTGATGTGGCGCGCTTATGCCCGGCCCTACGCCGCTCTGACGCGCAGCGACGGGCAATCCGGGGAATTCGCCGAGTTGGGTCTCGGGTTCACCATGGGAAAGAATCCAAACGAGTATGAACCGGATGAATGGATTGTCCGGGTGGACGTCCCGATGTACTCATCGCATGGTGACAGATCGAGCGTACGTGCGAAGTGGGACCTGCGACGCTTCGTGTTTCGCGTGAACCTCCCTTTCCCCTCCCTGACGCGCGATCAGGAGATCCGTTATCGGTATCCGGGTCGGTAGCAGAATCGTGATGTCGCGCCATTGGAGTCCGGATCAGGGCACGCCGTTGACGGCGGACTCGTGTTTCCACGCCGGCAACGGGCGGGAGTCAACGCTGCCGGATGCCCACGGAGGCAGACTGAGAGGGAATCACACCTCGAAGAAGGTGCTGCTGACCCAGACCAGAACGACGATCAAAAACAGCCCCAGCGCGATGCTCCACGCGATCAGTTTTTTCTCGATCGGCAACAGCGGCTCGTGCTGCATCCGCTGCAGCTCGTCTGCGAGTTTCGGCTCGGTCATGGTTCGATGCCCTCCATGAGAAATTCCAGCAGAGTAAGCGATAGAAGAACACCCACACCCGCCCGCCTGCGGCGGGCGACCTCTCCCGGGGGGAGAGGTTGGTGATTCCCCTCTCCTCTCTGGGGAGAGGGCAGGGTGAGGGGCTGCCACCGGTGCATTGCACAGGCCGAAGCCACATCGCACGTTGAGCTTCTCATTGTGTTAGATGCTCCAAGGGTCATGTGCGAAGTTCCCAGCAGTGCCCGGTCACAACAGCGGCGGCTTCACGCCGTGAAAGAACAGCCATGAGATCACCAGCCCGATCCAGATAATGAACCCGAACAGGCAGATCACATAGACAAGGGCGAGACGGCCGATCCCCTCGGCCCACAGCCTCCGGAAGTCGGAGACGACGCCGATCGTGAAGAACGTCATGACGAAGAAGATGCCGCGCAGAACATTGGCCTGATTCATGGCGGCCTTGGTCAGAGCAACCGACCCGGGCGACAGGGCGCCAATGAGGATGACAGCCCCGAACGTGGCGATATACCCGATGATGAACTTCGGGAATCTCTCCCAGATCTGGACGGCCGAAATCCGTCCCCCAGTGGTGCGCTCGATCTTCGCCGACCAGATCCAAGCGAGGATGAACGCCCAGACCGCGATGAAGGTATCGATGAACACTTTCACGGTTGTCGTCGTCGCCATGATCCAACCGGGCTGGTAGCGGATGCCCTGTTCAGCGGCCTTGGCCAAGATGAGCGACTCCGAGATGGCGCCGCTCGCGACCGCGGCGCCATCGGTCTTGACCGCCAGTCCCATCCAGGCCCCCGCCACCATCGGCTCGTCATGCAGGAAATGTTGGGCGATGAAGGGCAACGCAATCAGCTCCACGACGGCAAAGATCACGACCAAGGAGGAGACCATGATCGGCACGACCGGCCGGGCTTTGATCGCCGAGCCGGTGGCGATCGCCGCCGAGACGCCGCAGATGGAAATGCCGCTGGCCAGAGGTACCGACCACTCGCGGCTGAACTTGAACCACTTGCGGGCCACGAAATAGACGAGCGCCCAGTAGATGAGGTAGGCCTCGACGATGGCACACAGCCCCCGGAAGATGACCGATGTGGCCAGCCCCAGTTGCTCCGCCGCCGTAATCCCCAGGAAGCCCCCCAAAACGACGATCGCGGTCTTGATGTACAACTCCGGCAGCAGGGCGCCTCGCATGGCACCGACCCAGCCGGGGGCGAAATTGCCGATCAGCAGCCCGACGATCAGAGCGATGATGTACCCGGCCTCCGAGGTCAGGTTGAGTGACCAGGATATGCCGAACGACCCGTGCTGGTTGGTCGTTGCCGCGATATGCGCCCAACCGCCGGCGATCCAGCAGACATAGCTGATGACAAACACCAGCGTGAATGCAGATGCAAACTTCCGGAGACCGACGCCCAAGAACATTGCCCCGCAGGAGAGTAGGCCAAGCAGGAAGAGGTACGTAAGGAGGAGTGACAGCCAGCCGGGGAGCTGGCCATAACCGCTGGAGACCGGCTTCAAGGCCACCGCGAGACTCGTCCAGACCTTCGTCGTCACAACCCAACCCAGCAGGTCCCATCCACCCAAGGTGGCCAGGGACAACAGGAAGAGGAACAGACCAATCGCCACCGCCAACCAGTCTTCGCTCAGACGAAATCGCCGACCGTCTTGAACCTTGGCATCCACCGTGATTGCCTCCCTGTCTGCCGGATTGTGATCCCGGTCGAGAATGGGTTCACAAGGTCGCCGGATTCTTGGCGTCCGCCATCATAGCGAACGAAGGACCAACAGGCAACAACCCTTACGGCCCCCCGAACCGGATGGTCGGCATGATGCATGTTCTCGAAGAGGCGGGTCCGCCACCTCGCGCGGGGGTTCCCGTTCTCCAGCCGGGCTTGATCTGTCGCCCGCCGGGGGGTATGTTCACAATCGATGGCAGCCCCACGACGAATCCTCGTCGTCGAGGACGAGAAGGACATCGGCGATCTCGTCGTTCATTATTTGCAGCGCGAGGGTTTCACCGCCTATCGCGTGGGGGACGGCCGGACCGCCCTGGCGCGGGCCGAAAAGGAGAAGCCCGATCTGATCATCCTCGATCTGATGCTGCCGGGAATCGACGGTCTGGAGATCACCCGCCGACTGCGCCAAGCCGAAGGCACCATGCTCATCCCGATCATCATGCTGACGGCCAAGGCCGAGGAAAGCGACAAGGTCATCGGCCTGGAGATGGGAGCGGATGACTACCTGACAAAGCCATTCTCTCCCCGCGAGCTTCTGGCGCGCGTACGCTCCATGCTGAGACGGCTGGAACGCGGCGAAAAAGCGCCCTCCTCCTACCAGTACGGTCCTTTGCAGATAGACCGCGCCAGGTTCGAGTTGAAGGTCGATGGGACCCCGATCGCGCTCACGGCCAAGGAATTCGGCCTGCTGGAAGCGTTTCTTCGTGCCCGTGGCCGGGTACTCACGCGCGAGTTCCTGCTCAACACCGTGTGGGGATACGACTACTACGGGTCGACTCGCACCGTCGACGTCCACGTTCGGCATCTGCGCGAGAAGATACCGCTGTTGGCTGCGGCAATCGTCACCGTGAAGAACATCGGCTACAAGCTGCGCGATGAGCTTTAGCGGGGTGCAGAAAGACGCGTGGAAGTGATGGATTGCCCCCACTTGTTATTCCGGGCGACTTGCCCCAAGCGAAAGCGAGGGAAGCGGGGAATCTGCCGTTTCTTCCTATGAGAAGAAAGCAGATTCCTCGTCCCGCCGGAGAACGGCGGGACTCGGAATGACAGTGGTTGGCTCTTTTTCAGCAACCTGTTAGACTATGATCGTCGTTCCCGGGTGGATCATGCCACGCACCTGGTCGATCGCCGGCACCATCGCACTCGTTGCGGCCGCACTTGGACTCTGGGCGTCCGGTCACTGGAACGCGGCCACGCTGCTTCTGAGCGTGGTCGTGGTCTTGGTGGGCGTTTGGTGGTCGCGATTACGAGCGCAACGGCGATTGGCGGGATTGACCGAGACGGCGACGCGTTTCGCGCGGGGCGATTGGAATGCTCGGGTACCGATTGATCCCTACCGCCGGTCGGATGTGCTCAGTGAGCTGGCCCACGATTTCAATCAGATGGCCGACGAAGTTCAATGGAGATTCCTGGAATCCGGCCGGGAACGAGATCAGCTTCAGGCCGTACTGGCCAACATGTCCGACGGCGTGCTGGCCATCGACCGACAGGGGATTGTTCGGCTGGTCAATGATGCGTTTCTCCGCTTCTATCGCTCCCTCCTCGCAGACCCGATTGGCTGCCACCAGGCTGAGGCCTTCCGTGACCGTGGATTGAATGAGCTTCTGGAAAGACTGCTGACGGGTGAAGCCCAGGAAAGCGAGGAGCTGGAGACCATGGCGCCACGACGCCGCATACTTGTGGCACGCCCCGCCATGATCGCCGCGGCACGTGACGACGACGTATGGGGCGTGCTGGTCGTACGCGACGTGACGGCCCGTCGCCGGATGGAGCAGATGCGCCGGGACTTCGTCGCGAACGTCTCCCACGAGCTACGAACCCCCCTGACCGCAATCATTGGGTACGTTTCGGCGCTACGCGACCTGGGGGTCTCTGGCGATGAGGCAGGCAGATTCCTCGACACCGTTGAACGAAATGCCGCCCGGATGGACCGTATCGTCGGGGATCTCCTGGAATTGTCGCGGATCGAAGCGCCGGGATACCAACTGACGCGCACCGAATTCCCCCTTCCCGACCTGCTGGAGGAGATACGGTCAAACACCGGGCATGCGTTCGACTTGAAGCGCCAGACACTGACTCTCGAGACGTCCTCCGCGGTCGATCGTGTTTACGCCGACCGGGATGCGCTGGAACGGATGTTGATGAATCTGATCGACAACGCCGGGAAATACACCCCCGACGGCGGTCGCATCAACATATCGACAGCATTCGATGGAGATGACCTTGTCATCGTAGTCGCCGACAACGGCATCGGTGTGCCCGAAGCCGATCAGGCGCGGCTGTTCGAGCGGTTCTTCCGCGTGGATCGCGGCCGGTCGCGCGACATGGGGGGAACCGGGCTTGGCCTGTCCATCGTCAAGCACTTGGCGGAGGCGCACGGTGGCTCCGCCTCGTACGAGCCCAACCTGCCGACCGGCAGCCGCTTCATCATCCGTCTTCCCCAGACCCGCCCAGATTGACCCTCGGTGCCTCCGGCCATGCACAGCTCATAGCCGGGGGGTTCCGCTCTGCCCAAGCCCTCGAAGCTCGGTCCGCTCATAGACTCGCGATCCGATCCGGTCCGACCGCACGAGGCCCGTGCCGAGAATTTACATGAAATTAACACATCAATTACCAGGCGTTTACTCGTGTGGGGCTTTCATCTCTGCCACGCCACGGGAGAATAGTACGTTCACGAATATCAAAGGAGGAGAAATTGAACCGACCCACCACGACAAAGCAGGCGACCCGGAGCAGGATCCGTGCCGTGACACTGATCCGATATGCACTGTGCGCCAGCTTACTGATGGGTGGAGCCCATTGGGCGAAAGGCGAGGAACCTGAAAGCGACAGTCTTTACGACCAACTCAACCAGGTCACCGATCAGATGGCAGGAGTGCAGGAGAGACTGGCGATAGCGGAGTCAGACATTGCCAAGCTGAAGAAGGTCAAGATCACCGGCTACGTGCAGGCGCGCTACGAGTACCATGATGATGCCATCGGCAGTCCGGCTCTGGGGACGACATCCTCAGATAAGAAGAACCAGGGGCAACTGCTCAACCGGTTCTTCATCCGGCGCACCCGACTCAAAGCGGCCTTTCAAGCCAGCCCGAATGCCGCGGGAGCGGTCTCCTTTGACGGCTCGGCATCGGGTGTCTCGCTCAAGGATGCCTACGTCAGCGTAACCGAACCGTGGAGTCAATTGACGTTCACCTTGGGGCAATTCAACTGGCTGTTCGGTTACGAGATCTCGTTCTCATCCTCCAAACGCGAATTCCCGGAACGGGCCCGGTGGGCGCGCACGCTGTTTCCGGGCGAGCGCGACCGCGGCGTAAAGGTGGAGACGTCCTTCCTCGTTGAAGACAGGTACACATTGGGACTTCAGGCGGGGCTCTATAATGGCAATGGCGTGGATGATAAGTCGTTCAACTCCAATGACCCTAACAAGTCAAAAGACGTCATCGCTCGGGCGACGTGCGGGCTGGGGTTCCTCGACTTCGGCGTGTCCGGATACTGGGGAAAACAGTTCAACCCCAGCGACCAGTCGATCCCCGCGCAGCAGCCGTCGACCACCGACAAGATCCGCTACGGCGTTGACGCACAATACTTCTACGAGCTTCCGCGCCTGGGCGGCGGTGTGCTCAAAGGCGAGCTCGTAGCCGGCAAAGAGCCCAAGAACGCCAAGGGTTTTCTCTCCGGCGACACAACCCGCAACGTGCTCGGGTTGGACATCGTCTGGGCGCAGAATCTCAGAGAAAGGTTTCAGTGGATCTCACGTCTGGATTTCTATGACCCGGACAGGGATACCGAACAAGACCAGACAACGACGTATGGTCTGGGTTTGATCTACTTCTGGGACGGCAACAGCAAGCTCAAGCTCATCTATGAGATCCCGAAGACCGCGGGTAAAAACGAGGTAAAGGACAACACCATCACTCTGGAATGGGTTTATACTATCTGACGAGTCTCTCGGAGGAGGGAATGGGTATGAAGCGGATTACGGCATTCATCGTTGCGGCATCATTGATGGTGGCGGGAATCGCGGTCTCAGGGTCCGCGGGACGCGCCATCACGATCAAAGGATCGGACACGATGGTGATTCTGGGGCAACGCTGGGCTGAAGTGTACATGAAGGAGCACCCCGGCATCGTCATTCAGGTCACCGGCGGCGGCAGCGGCACTGGCATCGCGGCATTGATCAACGGCACCACCGATATCTGTCAGGCCTCGCGTCCCATGAAGCCGGCAGAAAAGACGAAGATGAAGGAACGCTACTTCACACAGGGAACCGAGATCCCGGTTGCCAAGGACGGCATGACGGTCTACGTGAGTGAGAGCAATCCGGTGTCGCAATTGACCATCGAGCAGTTGCGGAAGATCTATGTGGGCGAGATCACGAGTTGGAAGGATCTCGGCGGCCCGGATGCGGACATCAATCTCTACGGGCGGGAGAACAACTCCGGCACCTATGTCTTCTTCAAGGATAACGTCCTCGAAGGGGAAGATTTCGCGCCGGCCGTGGCGACGCTCCCCGGGACGGCCAGCGTTGTCAATGCGGTGTCCAAGGATCCCAACGGGATCGGTTATGGCGGCGCGGCCTACGCGAAGGGCGTCAAGCAGTGTGCCGTGGCTGTGGCGGCCGACTCTGTGGCCTATCCTCCGACCAAGGAGATGGTGGAAAACGGCAAGTATCCCCTGGCGCGCGACCTCTACTGGTACCTGCGCACCAAACCGGAAGGCGACATCAAGAAGCTGGTCGACTGGGTCCTGTCACCATCGGGACAGGCGGTTGTCACTGAGACAGGGTACTTCCCGGTTGCGTCAAAGGCCACGGCCGGGAAGTGAGGGACGGAAAGCACGGCTGGACCTTGGCCCGCTCTCGGGCGTCATTGTGCAGGCCACGCGACGCTGCAGGCGTGCGGACATGTGGCGTCCGCCGGTCAAACCGCAGAGCACTCAGTCGTGACCGCTGTCGCTTGCGGGGCGATGCAGGCGTTGATCGACGTCGTACTGTTGAGCAGATGGAGGCGTGGCCGGAGTTGTGAGATTGTCATGAGAAGAGCATGTTCTGTCGCCTGGGTCGCGATGCTTCTGGCCGGCGCCGTCTCTGCCGGTGCGGCGGTGACGATCAAGGGTTCCGACACCATGGTGATTCTCGGGCAGCGCTGGGCCGAGGTCTACATGCGCACGCACCCGGGCGC is part of the Candidatus Zixiibacteriota bacterium genome and encodes:
- a CDS encoding porin; the encoded protein is MTLIRYALCASLLMGGAHWAKGEEPESDSLYDQLNQVTDQMAGVQERLAIAESDIAKLKKVKITGYVQARYEYHDDAIGSPALGTTSSDKKNQGQLLNRFFIRRTRLKAAFQASPNAAGAVSFDGSASGVSLKDAYVSVTEPWSQLTFTLGQFNWLFGYEISFSSSKREFPERARWARTLFPGERDRGVKVETSFLVEDRYTLGLQAGLYNGNGVDDKSFNSNDPNKSKDVIARATCGLGFLDFGVSGYWGKQFNPSDQSIPAQQPSTTDKIRYGVDAQYFYELPRLGGGVLKGELVAGKEPKNAKGFLSGDTTRNVLGLDIVWAQNLRERFQWISRLDFYDPDRDTEQDQTTTYGLGLIYFWDGNSKLKLIYEIPKTAGKNEVKDNTITLEWVYTI
- a CDS encoding phosphate ABC transporter substrate-binding protein, whose amino-acid sequence is MKRITAFIVAASLMVAGIAVSGSAGRAITIKGSDTMVILGQRWAEVYMKEHPGIVIQVTGGGSGTGIAALINGTTDICQASRPMKPAEKTKMKERYFTQGTEIPVAKDGMTVYVSESNPVSQLTIEQLRKIYVGEITSWKDLGGPDADINLYGRENNSGTYVFFKDNVLEGEDFAPAVATLPGTASVVNAVSKDPNGIGYGGAAYAKGVKQCAVAVAADSVAYPPTKEMVENGKYPLARDLYWYLRTKPEGDIKKLVDWVLSPSGQAVVTETGYFPVASKATAGK